One Equus caballus isolate H_3958 breed thoroughbred chromosome 17, TB-T2T, whole genome shotgun sequence DNA window includes the following coding sequences:
- the TEX26 gene encoding testis-expressed protein 26 isoform X4, whose protein sequence is MRTGTSRGIGSHKYYPTQGFFPWTLPQGPSKPSVKSYFPWKMAASVDEVRKAISNQFISQTRRVFVDRKEAQKIKQSSPMSLEWKKLLPQPADTEFRRNYQVPAKIPEFQDFSFKYGCYSSLPIASQGLVPSVLKSHMRNQERSKKQTTYQSDYGKDYLNFLTILNSFTPAQIREYLQSVSYKDRQILDRFIRSHCDIDKGMNEKGK, encoded by the exons ATGAGAACTGGCACTTCAAGAGGAATTGGGAGCCACAAATATTACCCCACTCAA GGGTTCTTTCCCTGGACActtcctcaaggtccatcaaagCCATCAGTAAAGAGCTACTTTCCTTGGAAAATGGCTGCTTCAGTGGACGAGGTTAGGAAGGCAATATCAAATCAGTTTATTTCCCAGACGAGAAGAGTCTTTGTGGACAGAAAGGAAG CTCAGAAGATTAAGCAAAGTTCTCCGATGTCTCTGGAATGGAAAAAGTTACTTCCCCAACCTGCAGACACTGAATTTCGGCGGAATTACCAAGTTCCAGCTAAAATTCCTGAGTTTCAGGATTTTAGTTTCAAATATGGATGCTACTCAAGCCTACCAATTGCTTCTCAGGGTCTAG TCCCTTCGGTGCTGAAGAGCCACATGAGGAATCAAGAGCGCTCAAAGAAGCAGACCACGTACCAAAGTGACTACGGGAAAGACTACCTGAATTTCTTAACGATTTTAAACTCGTTCACTCCGGCTCAAATCAGAGAATACCTTCAGAGTGTTTCCTATAAAG ACAGACAAATTCTTGATCGCTTTATTCGCTCTCACTGTGACATTGACAAAGGgatgaatgaaaaaggaaaatag